One window of Mucilaginibacter inviolabilis genomic DNA carries:
- a CDS encoding SRPBCC domain-containing protein encodes MRNNNKTTITAEVEIDAPIETVWARWTKPEHIMQWNNPTDEWRTPRVENDLQAGGRFLFVMELRDGSFHFDFKGTYDEIKPHELITYTLDDGRKSTITFTTNNGVRVTEIFEPENNHPLDMQKDFCQAVLDGFKRYAESEI; translated from the coding sequence ATGAGGAACAACAACAAAACAACCATTACTGCAGAAGTAGAAATAGACGCCCCAATTGAAACAGTTTGGGCCCGATGGACTAAACCCGAACACATTATGCAATGGAATAATCCAACTGACGAGTGGAGAACTCCCAGAGTAGAAAATGATTTGCAGGCAGGTGGCAGGTTTCTATTTGTGATGGAATTAAGAGATGGAAGCTTTCATTTCGACTTTAAAGGAACTTATGATGAGATCAAACCTCATGAACTGATAACTTATACGCTTGACGATGGCCGTAAGTCGACAATAACTTTTACTACAAATAACGGAGTAAGAGTAACAGAAATTTTTGAACCTGAAAACAACCACCCCCTTGATATGCAAAAAGACTTTTGCCAGGCCGTATTAGATGGTTTTAAAAGATATGCCGAATCTGAAATTTAA
- a CDS encoding SusC/RagA family TonB-linked outer membrane protein, with translation MKLTTFLMVITLLQTSAKGFSQISLQETNAPLEKVLRSVSDQSGYHFFYNEKELANKTISIRLKDATIEKALHDCFDKMSLSFKVIGKNIIVTSNTPLVQDELITVKGTVLLRRQNGKDEKGAGVTITEKGLNNGTQTDANGQFTLRVHKGAKLLFSMLGYKKAEIEVSAENATLSVRLEEDAAALKEVVVTGYQTLDKNKFTGAAARLKAEDIKMNGTTDVSRLLEGKVAGVSVQNVSGTFGSAPKIRIRGVTSLTGANKPLWVVDGVVLEDVINVTNDQLSSGDASTLLGSSVAGLNVNDIDDIYILKDVAAASLYGARAMNGVVVINTKKGKSGPLQVSYTGNFSSSLRPSYNNFNIMNSAEQMSVYSEMYGKGMLNVGDIGNNPDRGIYGKMYDALQYDPDTKTFGLLNTPDARNAFLKRYAEANTNWFKVLFRNSLVQEHALSFSSGSDKAQSYTSVSFLNDNGWTIADKVKRYTVNSQNNYAISDKVKVGIITTASLRQQDAPGTVNRASDPVYGQLTRSFDINPYNFALTTSRAITPYDSQGNLEYFTRNYAPFNIINELQNNKIRLTALDVKLQTNLSYQISKYLRYDLLGAFRYVKTTQENLVNENSNQANAYRAYINPTIAQGNSFLYRDPDFPNNEPVVVLPSGGLYNRTENSLSSYDVRNHLSYVRDFGKSNINILLGQEIKYAERQNAFNNGYGYQYDYGGTVLVDSRIIKKGTEQNDPYFGMGYTYDRFASYYSNINYTYNERYTLTGSIRYDGSNQFGIGSNLHWLPTWSLSGAWNIDREDFMQNVSSISLLKLRASYGLSAAPGVATNSSVVLQTQNTLRQYTSDIESGIYIKDLQNSDLTFEKQYSGNIGVDAGFFNGRLTLTADVYRKRGFDLIGFIRTSGIGGQEIKQGNYGNLSSHGYEFTIGGDIIKQKKWGWKSTFIFSYNTNKITNYKNTPIIFDQLAPAGANQLGYPVSSLFSLDFKGLDHYTGIPKFVNEAGQTGYAVNLQSNVTKYLKYEGPVDPPYTGGFTNSFRYGPVSLTVQLTYQAGNKIRLNPAFKSKYTDLDAFPREFNNRWEVPGDETKTNVPSILDAETYYTVNQDAYPYNNYNFSSARVANGGFVRIKYVAFTYQLPVDFARRIGMSNASVTASGTNLWLLFADKNLYGQDPEFFNAGGVAQPLQKQLVLSLKVGF, from the coding sequence ATGAAATTAACCACCTTTTTGATGGTTATTACGCTTCTTCAGACGAGCGCCAAAGGATTTAGCCAGATCAGTTTACAAGAAACCAATGCTCCACTTGAAAAAGTCCTGCGATCGGTCAGTGACCAATCTGGGTATCATTTTTTTTATAATGAAAAGGAACTGGCTAATAAAACTATTAGTATCCGTTTAAAAGACGCTACTATTGAAAAAGCTTTACATGACTGTTTCGATAAAATGTCCCTTAGCTTTAAAGTTATTGGCAAAAATATTATCGTTACATCCAATACTCCTTTAGTTCAGGATGAGCTAATTACGGTAAAGGGCACAGTGCTTTTGCGACGGCAAAATGGTAAAGACGAAAAAGGCGCAGGCGTAACCATCACAGAAAAAGGTTTAAATAACGGAACTCAAACCGATGCTAATGGACAGTTTACGCTGCGGGTTCACAAGGGGGCCAAACTGCTATTTTCGATGCTGGGTTATAAAAAGGCGGAAATAGAAGTTTCTGCGGAAAACGCAACATTGTCTGTTAGACTGGAAGAAGACGCTGCCGCTTTGAAAGAGGTAGTGGTAACTGGTTATCAAACACTTGACAAAAATAAGTTTACCGGTGCCGCAGCCAGATTAAAGGCTGAAGACATTAAAATGAATGGTACAACTGATGTTAGCCGTTTGCTGGAGGGTAAGGTAGCGGGTGTTTCCGTACAAAACGTATCCGGTACATTTGGGTCTGCCCCTAAAATCAGGATCAGAGGGGTTACTTCACTTACCGGTGCCAATAAACCTTTATGGGTTGTAGATGGCGTTGTGCTGGAGGATGTAATCAATGTGACCAATGACCAGCTATCCAGTGGTGATGCTTCTACGCTTCTCGGTTCATCTGTTGCCGGTTTAAACGTTAATGATATTGATGACATTTATATTTTAAAGGATGTGGCAGCAGCCTCGCTGTATGGTGCCAGGGCCATGAATGGGGTGGTGGTTATTAATACCAAAAAAGGCAAGTCCGGTCCTTTACAAGTAAGCTATACCGGTAATTTTAGCTCCTCATTGCGCCCCAGCTACAACAACTTTAATATTATGAATTCGGCCGAACAGATGAGTGTTTACTCAGAGATGTACGGCAAAGGGATGCTCAATGTGGGTGATATCGGTAATAATCCTGATAGGGGTATATATGGTAAAATGTACGATGCATTACAGTATGACCCAGACACAAAAACCTTTGGTTTGTTAAATACCCCCGATGCCCGCAACGCTTTTTTAAAACGTTATGCAGAAGCCAATACCAATTGGTTCAAAGTGCTGTTCCGTAACTCTTTAGTGCAAGAACATGCACTTAGCTTTTCGAGCGGTTCTGATAAAGCACAATCTTATACCTCCGTAAGTTTTTTAAATGATAACGGATGGACTATAGCCGATAAGGTAAAGCGTTACACGGTTAACTCACAAAATAATTACGCTATTTCTGATAAGGTTAAAGTTGGTATCATAACCACGGCATCATTAAGGCAACAGGATGCGCCCGGTACTGTTAATCGTGCCTCCGATCCGGTTTATGGCCAGTTAACCCGAAGCTTTGATATTAATCCATATAATTTTGCGCTAACTACCAGCAGGGCTATTACGCCATACGACAGCCAGGGGAACCTGGAGTATTTTACGCGTAATTACGCTCCTTTTAATATTATTAATGAATTGCAGAACAACAAGATCAGGCTTACTGCTCTTGATGTTAAACTGCAAACCAATCTGTCATACCAGATAAGCAAATATTTAAGATATGATCTTCTGGGAGCGTTCAGATATGTAAAAACTACCCAGGAAAACCTGGTGAACGAAAACTCTAACCAGGCCAATGCCTACCGGGCTTATATCAACCCAACTATAGCTCAGGGTAATAGTTTTCTTTATAGAGATCCTGATTTTCCTAATAATGAGCCTGTTGTGGTGCTGCCATCTGGTGGTCTTTATAACCGTACAGAAAATTCATTATCGAGTTACGATGTAAGAAATCATTTATCCTATGTCAGAGATTTTGGGAAGAGTAACATTAATATCCTGTTAGGACAGGAAATAAAATATGCCGAGCGGCAAAACGCCTTTAACAATGGCTATGGCTACCAATATGATTATGGAGGTACTGTTTTGGTTGACTCACGTATTATTAAAAAAGGAACCGAGCAAAATGACCCATATTTTGGCATGGGTTACACCTATGATCGCTTTGCATCTTACTATTCAAATATAAATTATACCTATAATGAGCGCTATACACTAACCGGTTCCATTCGATATGATGGTTCCAACCAGTTTGGAATAGGAAGTAACCTGCACTGGCTGCCAACCTGGAGCCTAAGCGGTGCCTGGAATATAGATAGGGAAGACTTTATGCAAAATGTATCCAGCATCAGTCTTCTTAAATTGCGGGCAAGTTATGGCTTGTCTGCTGCTCCGGGAGTGGCAACAAATTCGTCGGTTGTTTTGCAAACCCAAAATACACTCAGACAATATACTTCGGATATTGAATCTGGTATTTATATCAAAGATCTCCAAAACTCTGATCTTACTTTCGAAAAACAATATTCGGGCAATATTGGGGTAGATGCAGGCTTTTTTAATGGAAGGCTTACCCTTACTGCCGATGTGTATCGCAAGAGAGGGTTTGATCTTATCGGTTTCATCCGTACAAGTGGTATAGGCGGCCAGGAGATAAAACAAGGAAACTATGGCAACCTTAGCTCACACGGTTATGAGTTTACTATTGGTGGTGATATCATCAAGCAGAAAAAATGGGGATGGAAATCAACTTTTATATTTAGTTACAACACCAACAAAATAACCAATTATAAAAATACCCCAATTATTTTTGATCAGCTTGCGCCTGCGGGAGCTAATCAGCTAGGTTATCCGGTAAGCTCCCTGTTCTCACTTGATTTTAAAGGGCTCGACCATTATACCGGTATCCCGAAGTTTGTGAACGAAGCCGGACAAACAGGATACGCTGTTAATTTACAATCAAACGTAACTAAGTATCTGAAATATGAGGGTCCGGTTGATCCGCCTTATACAGGTGGTTTTACCAATAGCTTCCGCTACGGCCCTGTTTCGTTAACAGTACAGCTCACCTACCAGGCGGGTAATAAAATACGACTAAACCCAGCATTTAAATCTAAATACACCGATCTGGATGCTTTTCCAAGAGAATTTAACAACAGATGGGAAGTGCCTGGCGATGAAACAAAAACCAATGTACCTTCTATACTTGATGCCGAAACTTATTACACTGTAAATCAAGATGCATACCCTTATAATAATTATAATTTTTCATCGGCAAGGGTAGCAAACGGTGGTTTTGTCAGAATAAAATATGTGGCTTTCACCTACCAGCTTCCGGTAGATTTTGCCAGGCGGATAGGCATGAGTAATGCTTCGGTTACGGCCTCGGGTACAAACCTGTGGCTTCTTTTCGCCGATAAAAATCTTTATGGACAGGATCCTGAATTTTTTAACGCCGGCGGTGTGGCCCAGCCATTGCAAAAACAATTGGTACTTTCTTTAAAAGTTGGATTTTAA
- a CDS encoding substrate import-associated zinc metallohydrolase lipoprotein translates to MKDRKYLVLFLLTIFFFSCKKDNKLVLQDNYLGNETTGKTAIDIYLNTQFVKPYNIDVKYKWDQSLFDQQYVLVPPQETNIMPFMEGVKQAWLDPYNAETGSDVFMKIYTPKQIILSGSAEINTDGTEVLGEASGGLTILLTNVNGTDLKDVGAVTQLVHVINHEFTHILNQKKVIPIEYAKVSAGDYSGNWATAKEIPLQLGFISAYARDKYTEDIAEMVSWMLTWGKDGYEAYLNKTIIDPTDPAKKRLIPDPAYAAGIAKMRQKEAIVVDYFKKNFNIDFYSLQTRVHASIAAISN, encoded by the coding sequence ATGAAAGACAGAAAATACTTAGTCCTTTTTTTGCTCACGATATTTTTCTTTTCGTGTAAAAAGGATAACAAACTGGTATTGCAAGACAATTATTTAGGGAACGAAACTACCGGTAAAACAGCTATTGATATCTATTTAAATACTCAGTTTGTAAAACCCTATAACATTGATGTTAAATACAAATGGGATCAATCATTATTTGACCAGCAATATGTTTTGGTGCCACCTCAGGAGACTAATATTATGCCTTTTATGGAGGGCGTTAAACAAGCCTGGCTTGATCCGTACAATGCCGAAACCGGCAGCGATGTATTCATGAAAATATATACCCCTAAACAAATAATCTTATCTGGAAGTGCCGAAATAAATACCGATGGTACCGAGGTACTGGGTGAAGCATCGGGAGGTCTCACTATTTTATTGACCAATGTTAATGGTACAGATTTAAAAGATGTAGGTGCAGTAACACAATTAGTGCATGTGATTAACCACGAATTTACCCACATCCTTAACCAGAAAAAAGTGATACCAATTGAATATGCCAAGGTATCTGCCGGGGATTACAGCGGAAACTGGGCTACTGCCAAGGAGATCCCATTACAATTGGGCTTTATTTCGGCATATGCAAGGGATAAATATACCGAGGATATTGCCGAAATGGTTTCATGGATGCTTACCTGGGGTAAGGATGGATATGAGGCTTATTTGAACAAAACCATCATTGACCCTACCGATCCCGCTAAAAAACGACTTATCCCTGATCCGGCTTATGCTGCCGGCATCGCTAAGATGAGGCAAAAAGAAGCTATTGTAGTAGATTATTTTAAGAAGAATTTTAACATTGATTTTTACAGTTTACAAACACGGGTACATGCTTCTATTGCAGCCATAAGCAATTAA
- a CDS encoding DUF4302 domain-containing protein: MKKYIYPTYLLLLLITGLSACKKNDPDYFGKTPTERSAEALSKYQAQLTTAPNGWKAILYPSGGGIYLFSIKFGADNRTTMLSDINAETSTTAVESAYSIKQLQAPSLVFDTYSYIHLLSDPDPSVLGGSSGAGYSSDFEFSFDKTSGDTITLIGNKKGSRLTLIKAASTAEYTSFTTGTTTVFNTLNTLRTYFKRIAIGDIDCELNIDKGNKVLNLSYLDGNTNLKTVSSNFYIDGTTNNIVLSTPLLVGKTSITTIEKITGDAVNHRVNLTINNNAIQIKEAIVPLKYDLTAATTFHNKPSNGNTYWLSNAGFTVDNVSDAFKIKTIPGLSYLVYRLLSFDSGTVYDRLGFFTNSYSAGDPALVASLPANGKIVFTYYGRFGGAPSAASAQIVSATTNKFLDPNGYYVIQTGPKTYDLVNATDARAWMSFY; encoded by the coding sequence ATGAAAAAATATATTTACCCGACATATTTATTACTGCTGCTGATAACGGGTTTATCGGCATGTAAAAAAAATGATCCCGACTATTTTGGTAAAACACCTACCGAGCGCAGCGCAGAAGCGCTTAGTAAGTACCAGGCGCAATTAACCACTGCCCCAAATGGCTGGAAAGCTATTTTATACCCCAGCGGTGGCGGCATATATTTATTTTCAATAAAGTTTGGAGCTGACAACAGAACAACCATGCTTTCTGATATAAATGCTGAAACATCAACTACTGCGGTGGAAAGCGCTTATAGTATAAAACAACTGCAAGCACCATCATTAGTGTTTGATACCTACTCCTATATACATTTACTTTCGGATCCTGATCCGAGTGTACTTGGTGGTAGTTCGGGCGCAGGTTATAGCTCCGATTTTGAGTTTTCTTTTGATAAAACAAGTGGCGATACGATAACCCTGATTGGCAATAAAAAGGGAAGTAGGCTCACCCTGATAAAAGCTGCTTCAACGGCCGAATACACCTCTTTTACAACAGGTACCACAACAGTGTTTAATACATTGAACACTTTACGGACTTATTTTAAAAGAATAGCCATAGGAGATATAGATTGCGAACTCAATATTGATAAAGGAAATAAGGTGCTAAATCTTTCTTATCTGGATGGCAACACAAATTTAAAAACAGTTTCCAGCAATTTTTATATTGATGGTACAACTAATAACATTGTGCTTAGTACCCCTCTTTTAGTTGGCAAAACTTCAATAACAACTATAGAAAAAATAACTGGCGATGCAGTTAATCACAGGGTCAACCTAACGATAAATAACAATGCAATACAAATAAAAGAAGCTATTGTACCTTTAAAATACGATTTGACAGCCGCTACTACATTTCATAATAAGCCATCTAACGGTAATACATATTGGTTATCGAATGCAGGGTTTACGGTGGATAATGTTTCCGATGCATTCAAAATAAAAACGATTCCCGGTTTAAGCTATTTAGTATATCGGCTGTTAAGTTTTGACTCCGGAACAGTATATGACAGGCTTGGCTTTTTTACCAATAGCTATAGCGCCGGAGACCCAGCCCTGGTAGCATCATTACCGGCTAACGGAAAAATCGTGTTTACCTACTATGGACGATTTGGAGGAGCTCCATCTGCTGCTTCGGCTCAAATAGTTTCAGCAACTACCAATAAATTTTTGGATCCAAATGGTTATTATGTTATTCAAACTGGCCCCAAAACTTATGATTTGGTTAATGCTACTGATGCCCGGGCCTGGATGAGTTTTTATTAG
- a CDS encoding FecR family protein — MNIEDFKKLLHRYNAGKCTEAEKTLLESWYSEFEFQKLPELTNDQLAEILSIQTALPQRKIKSLIPWITSAAAVLLFCLSIGSYFLWHKHRLPQGVEKYTYNVPPGSDKAILTLANGKKVVLSANQVGKLAEQGGVAVDRTADGKVLYTASEKQDPTVVMLYNTLSTPRGGQYSLVLADGTKVWLNAASSIKYPVAFNGDERKVEITGEAYFEVVHNAAKPFRIIAGNQVIEDLGTQFNVNSYVDEPLTKVTLIAGSVKISGNKENIILKPGQQSQFPNQPTNQGIRITDNADVAEVLAWKNGLFKFHKASLSTVMRQLSRWYNVNVNYEGKIPDVEFSGEITRNVNMSEVLDILSYLKVHFKMKQNNQDITITVTE; from the coding sequence ATGAATATCGAGGATTTTAAAAAATTATTACACCGATACAACGCCGGAAAATGCACCGAGGCTGAAAAAACGTTGCTTGAATCCTGGTACAGCGAATTTGAATTCCAAAAATTGCCTGAACTGACTAATGATCAATTAGCCGAGATACTTTCCATTCAAACAGCCTTACCTCAACGAAAAATCAAATCATTAATCCCCTGGATAACTTCGGCAGCTGCCGTTTTGTTGTTTTGTTTATCGATAGGCAGTTATTTCTTATGGCATAAACACCGCTTACCGCAGGGGGTAGAAAAATATACTTATAATGTTCCGCCAGGAAGTGATAAGGCGATTTTAACACTCGCAAATGGAAAAAAAGTGGTTCTATCTGCCAATCAGGTTGGGAAATTGGCAGAACAAGGTGGCGTAGCCGTAGACAGAACAGCAGATGGAAAAGTGCTTTATACTGCTTCTGAAAAACAGGATCCAACAGTTGTCATGTTATACAATACCCTCAGTACACCGCGGGGTGGTCAATACAGTTTGGTACTGGCCGATGGTACTAAAGTTTGGCTTAACGCGGCTTCCTCCATAAAATACCCCGTAGCTTTTAATGGCGACGAAAGGAAAGTTGAAATTACCGGCGAAGCTTATTTCGAAGTGGTACACAACGCTGCTAAACCCTTTAGAATTATAGCAGGAAATCAGGTTATTGAAGATTTAGGTACGCAGTTTAATGTAAATAGCTATGTTGATGAACCGCTTACAAAAGTGACGCTGATAGCAGGAAGTGTTAAGATCAGTGGAAATAAAGAAAACATTATCCTAAAGCCAGGCCAGCAATCACAATTTCCAAACCAGCCCACAAATCAGGGTATAAGAATTACGGATAATGCCGATGTGGCAGAAGTCCTGGCCTGGAAAAATGGATTGTTCAAATTTCATAAAGCCAGTTTATCGACAGTAATGCGCCAGCTTTCAAGATGGTATAATGTGAATGTGAATTATGAGGGTAAGATACCTGACGTTGAGTTTTCTGGTGAAATTACCAGGAATGTTAATATGTCTGAGGTGTTGGATATATTAAGTTATTTAAAGGTACACTTCAAAATGAAACAGAATAACCAGGATATAACAATAACGGTTACCGAATGA
- a CDS encoding RNA polymerase sigma factor: protein MNDTELITLLRSGDRGAYTEIYRRYKGILLIHAYKKLGDFEEAKDIVQETFSFLWKDRGEIPDTKNLAGFLYTVVRNKILNYIEHKKVESKYASSFIQFVADENHLTDFLIREKELVALIDKEINALPEKMKEVFVLSRKGNLSHKEIAEKLNISVFTVKNHIKSALKMLRPKFELLIMVGILLNLY, encoded by the coding sequence TTGAACGATACTGAATTAATCACTTTACTTAGATCAGGAGATCGGGGAGCTTATACCGAAATTTATCGTCGCTATAAAGGCATTTTACTTATACATGCTTATAAAAAGCTTGGAGATTTTGAAGAGGCTAAAGATATAGTACAGGAAACTTTCTCTTTTTTGTGGAAAGACAGGGGTGAAATACCTGATACAAAAAATCTCGCCGGGTTTTTGTATACCGTTGTTCGTAATAAAATATTAAATTACATTGAGCATAAAAAGGTTGAATCGAAATATGCTTCTTCATTTATACAATTTGTTGCAGACGAAAATCATTTAACCGACTTTTTGATACGGGAAAAAGAGCTGGTAGCTCTTATAGATAAAGAGATTAATGCCCTTCCTGAAAAAATGAAGGAAGTTTTTGTTTTAAGCAGAAAAGGGAATCTTTCTCACAAAGAAATTGCGGAAAAATTAAATATTTCTGTATTTACCGTAAAAAATCACATCAAAAGTGCCTTAAAAATGCTACGGCCTAAATTTGAACTGTTAATTATGGTTGGAATTTTATTGAATTTATACTAA
- a CDS encoding RagB/SusD family nutrient uptake outer membrane protein, with translation MKLVLKQHIPAHRTAAAALSKASGNTSMRSLLMLVVALVSTITLASCNKYLDKQPDNRTTLDNPTKVSQLLTSAYPAADYISFCESLSDNSGDRGYATQGSLDPLINENAYKYIDYPSNISGSSDNYWLGCYNAIAAANQALDACNKAANPLPYQPYKGEALLARAYAHFMLVSLYAKTYNPATAATDPGIPYVTEPETQLLKKYDRKTVAYVYDMIEKDILAGIPLLDDNAYQVPSFRFTTTAAHAFAARFYLFKQQYDKVVQQADLAFPGNTTINYLRPWNTVYKPITDLDFRALYTKSTQKANLLLATTASYWARDWQNFRYGLNANIRIDIVKIPGIVNGSLAVDIRSYGASGQMKGLNKFLENFIYVQGSTQIGNGYIYIPLLSSGEVLFNRAEALVMQGNYDAAVSSLNTYLSTIINNYDPAANSLTIAKALAYYKTSSTKDALISTILDLKRYEYVDEGMRWFDILRYHLPVTHTILDNSGKEVERYTLTADDPRKVMQIPQTSQSQAGLAPNPR, from the coding sequence ATGAAATTAGTTTTAAAACAACATATACCAGCTCATAGAACCGCCGCTGCTGCGTTATCAAAAGCAAGTGGCAATACATCTATGAGAAGTTTGCTAATGCTCGTTGTTGCATTGGTAAGCACCATCACATTGGCATCATGTAATAAATACCTGGATAAACAACCCGATAACCGTACCACACTGGATAACCCAACCAAAGTGTCGCAGTTACTTACTTCTGCATATCCTGCAGCTGATTACATCAGTTTTTGTGAATCGCTGTCTGATAACAGCGGCGACAGAGGATATGCTACTCAGGGTTCACTTGATCCACTTATAAACGAAAATGCCTACAAGTACATTGATTATCCTTCAAATATTTCAGGATCATCAGACAATTACTGGCTGGGTTGTTATAACGCGATAGCCGCCGCTAACCAGGCGCTTGACGCTTGTAATAAAGCTGCAAACCCGCTGCCGTATCAACCTTATAAAGGCGAGGCTCTGCTGGCCAGGGCTTACGCACATTTTATGCTGGTATCGCTTTATGCTAAAACTTATAACCCGGCTACCGCAGCTACTGACCCGGGAATACCTTATGTAACGGAGCCGGAAACTCAATTGCTTAAAAAATATGATCGTAAAACGGTGGCCTATGTCTACGACATGATTGAGAAGGATATACTTGCAGGTATACCACTACTAGACGATAATGCTTATCAGGTACCTTCTTTCAGGTTTACAACAACGGCTGCGCATGCCTTTGCAGCCAGATTTTACTTGTTTAAACAACAGTATGATAAAGTGGTTCAGCAAGCAGATCTGGCTTTTCCGGGTAATACGACCATTAACTATTTAAGACCCTGGAATACGGTTTACAAACCAATCACCGACCTTGACTTCAGGGCTTTATACACCAAATCAACCCAAAAGGCCAACCTGTTGCTGGCTACTACAGCCTCCTACTGGGCCAGAGATTGGCAAAATTTCAGATATGGTCTTAATGCAAATATCAGGATTGATATTGTTAAAATACCAGGAATTGTAAATGGCTCCCTGGCTGTAGATATAAGGAGTTACGGAGCATCCGGACAAATGAAAGGGCTAAATAAGTTCTTGGAAAACTTTATCTATGTACAAGGCAGTACTCAAATAGGCAACGGCTACATATATATCCCTTTATTAAGCAGCGGCGAAGTTTTATTTAACAGGGCCGAGGCATTGGTTATGCAGGGAAATTATGACGCTGCTGTTAGCAGTTTGAACACTTATTTAAGTACAATCATTAATAATTATGACCCTGCTGCCAATAGCCTTACCATAGCTAAAGCCCTGGCATATTATAAAACAAGCTCTACCAAAGATGCCCTGATCAGTACCATTCTTGACTTAAAACGCTATGAATATGTAGATGAAGGAATGCGTTGGTTTGATATTTTGAGGTATCATTTGCCGGTAACGCATACCATACTTGATAATTCAGGCAAAGAAGTAGAACGCTACACGCTTACAGCCGATGACCCGCGCAAGGTAATGCAAATTCCGCAAACCTCGCAAAGCCAGGCTGGTCTTGCGCCTAACCCGCGTTGA